One Pseudoalteromonas rubra genomic window, GGGTTGCCAGTGTACCTGAACGCATACCACGCTCATGACCACCACCGTGCATTTGCGCTTCAAGGCGTGCACGCGGCTTACGACGGACATACAGTGCGCCAATCCCTTTAGGACCATATACTTTGTGGCCAGAGAAAGACATAAAGTCGACTTTCAGCTGTTGCAGGTCGATCTTTACTTTACCGGCACTTTGCGCAGCATCAACATGGAACATAATTTTGCGCTCGCGACACATCTCACCGATGGTGGCGATATCCTGAATCACACCCAGCTCATTGTTAACGTGCATAACGCTGATCAGAATGGTGTCTTCGCGAATTGCGGCTTCCAGCTTTTTCAGATCCAGCAAACCGTTTTCTTCGACTTCCATATACGTGACTTCGAAGCCCTGACGCTCCAGTTCTCGACAGGTATCCAGCACAGCTTTGTGCTCGGTTTTCACGGTAATTACGTGCTTACCTTTCTTTTGGTAAAAATTAGCCGCACCTTTGATTGCCAGGTTGTTTGATTCGGTTGCCCCTGAAGTGAAAACAATTTCACGCGGATCAGCGTTGATCAAATCAGCGATATCATTACGCGCCTGGTCAATCAGCTCTTCTGCCTGCCACCCAAAACGGTGCGAACGTGAGGCTGGATTACCAAAATTACCATCCATAGTCAGGCACTGCATCATCTCGTCTGCAACACGCTGATCAACCGGAGTGGTCGCTGCATAATCTAAATATATCGGTAATTTCATTTCTTTCTCCGCTAGACGCCAGTTTACAGCTGGCAACTCACTTGAATATTCTCTAATTGCTTCATTGCACTGTTAACCCCATTATCCTGACGCGTTGCAACAGACTGCACGTCGGAATTAGCGACTAACTCGGCGAGGGAAATACTGTTTAAAAACTCTTCAATACGCATACTTAAGTCTGACCACAATGTATGAGTAAGACAGCGCATACCACTTTGGCAACCGCCACCTTCACCATGACATCGAGTCGCATCTACGGATTCATCGACCGCGGCGATCACATCGCCAACGGAAATAGTATGCGCGTCGCGGCCCAGCAAATAGCCGCCACCCGGTCCACGAACAGAGCTTACTAAGCCATGTTTACGCAAACGGGCAAATAATTGTTCCAGGTATGACAGAGATATTTCCTGACGTTCGGAAATATCCGCCAGAGGCACGGGCCCAATATTTGCGTGTAGTGCGACGTCCAGCATCGCTGTCACTGCATATCTGCCTTTTGAAGTCAGTTTCATGCGTGCCCCCAGAAAAGTTATCAAGGCGCAAATTGTAATTACCTGACTAAGATAGTCAAGTATTAACCAACAACCAATCGCCCTGTGCTATGCGGATAACACGTAGGTAGGTACTTACCCAGCGTGTTCAATCTGCGCTTATCAAAATACCCGACTAATTTCCTCAGGTATTAGGGACATTGTAATTACCTGAGTATTTTAGTCAAGTATTTACGCATGAGATTATTGCAGCGCTTTGGCATATCTCATGCCAAAACGCTAACCCCATCATTTTATTGATTTATTTATTGAGCTTAAAATACCGCGCAGGATATTGAGCTCCTGATCTTCCGGACGAGCACGGTTAAACAGGCGCTTTAGCTTGGTCATGACCATGCCCGGGTGCTGCTTAATGATAAAACCAGTGTCATTCAGAGTAGACTCAAGGTGCTCATAGAACAGTTCCATTTGCTGAGAAGTAGGGTACTGCACGTCGTCCAGCTCAACAGGTTGTTCCTGACGATCCAGATAAGTCATACGGGTTTCATAGGCCAGCGTTTGCACCGCCATAGCCAGGTTCAGTGAGCTGTACTCCGGGTTTGCCGGAATACACACGTGGTAATTACACAATTGCAGCTCTTCGTTGGTAAGACCGCTATTTTCACGACCAAACACCAATGCAACCGGGGTTTGCTCAGCACCATCTACCAGCTTTTGAGCACACTCACGCGGGCCAACCATAGGCCAGGATAAAGTACGAGAACGCGCACTGGTGCCTATGGTCAAGGCACAATCTGCAATGGCGTCTTCGAGTTTCTCTACCTGAACCGCATTGCCAAGCACGTCAGTTGCACCGGCCGCCAGAGCGCTGGCATGGCTGTCTACCTCACACGCTGGATCCACCAAGTAGAGTTTCGATAACCCCATGGTTTTCATTGCGCGTGCAACCGAGCCGATATTGCCTGAATGGGAGGTATTTACCAGTACAATGCGAATGTCTTCTAATGCCATGTCTTATGCCTCAGGAAAAAATAAT contains:
- the iscR gene encoding Fe-S cluster assembly transcriptional regulator IscR, translating into MKLTSKGRYAVTAMLDVALHANIGPVPLADISERQEISLSYLEQLFARLRKHGLVSSVRGPGGGYLLGRDAHTISVGDVIAAVDESVDATRCHGEGGGCQSGMRCLTHTLWSDLSMRIEEFLNSISLAELVANSDVQSVATRQDNGVNSAMKQLENIQVSCQL
- the trmJ gene encoding tRNA (cytosine(32)/uridine(32)-2'-O)-methyltransferase TrmJ, which translates into the protein MALEDIRIVLVNTSHSGNIGSVARAMKTMGLSKLYLVDPACEVDSHASALAAGATDVLGNAVQVEKLEDAIADCALTIGTSARSRTLSWPMVGPRECAQKLVDGAEQTPVALVFGRENSGLTNEELQLCNYHVCIPANPEYSSLNLAMAVQTLAYETRMTYLDRQEQPVELDDVQYPTSQQMELFYEHLESTLNDTGFIIKQHPGMVMTKLKRLFNRARPEDQELNILRGILSSINKSIK
- a CDS encoding IscS subfamily cysteine desulfurase; its protein translation is MKLPIYLDYAATTPVDQRVADEMMQCLTMDGNFGNPASRSHRFGWQAEELIDQARNDIADLINADPREIVFTSGATESNNLAIKGAANFYQKKGKHVITVKTEHKAVLDTCRELERQGFEVTYMEVEENGLLDLKKLEAAIREDTILISVMHVNNELGVIQDIATIGEMCRERKIMFHVDAAQSAGKVKIDLQQLKVDFMSFSGHKVYGPKGIGALYVRRKPRARLEAQMHGGGHERGMRSGTLATHQIVGMGSAFRVAKEDFEKDHAHISTLRKRLLDGVMDMEEVYFNGAIDQSVPGIVNLSFNFVEGESLLMAVKDIAVSSGSACTSASLEPSYVLRALGRNDELAHSSIRFSIGRFTTEEEIDYTVKLIKDSIGRLREMSPLWEMFKDGVDLDAVEWAHH